A genome region from Vulpes lagopus strain Blue_001 chromosome 7, ASM1834538v1, whole genome shotgun sequence includes the following:
- the GNG10 gene encoding guanine nucleotide-binding protein G(I)/G(S)/G(O) subunit gamma-10, with amino-acid sequence MSSGASVNALQRLVEQLKLEAGVERIKVSQAAAELQQYCMQNACKDALLVGVPAGSNPFREPRSCALF; translated from the exons ATGTCTTCCGGCGCCAGCGTGAACGCCCTGCAGCGCCTGGTGGAGCAGCTCAAGCTGGAGGCCGGCGTGGAGAGGATCAAG GTCTCGCAGGCAGCTGCAGAGCTTCAACAGTACTGCATGCAGAATGCCTGTAAGGATGCCCTGCTGGTAGGTGTTCCAGCTGGAAGCAACCCCTTCCGGGAGCCCAGATCCTGTGCTTTATTCTAA